The DNA segment AGGGTTTCCAGTATGTTTGATAGATGTTAAAGGAGCTGCTCCTGTACCACCATCAGAACCAGAAATAACAATTCTATCAGCATAAGCTTTTGCAACACCAGCTGCAATTGTTCCAACACCAATTGTTGATACAAGTTTTACTGTGATTTTTGCCTCTGGATTTATCTGTTTAAGGTCAAAAATTAGTTGCGCTAAATCCTCAATAGAGTAGATATCATGGTGTGGTGGAGGTGAAATAAGGGTAACCCCTTCAACAGTATGTCTTAAACTTGCAATAAGTGCAGTTACTTTATGCCCTGGTAACTGTCCACCTTCACCTGGTTTTGCACCTTGTGCAACTTTGATTTGAATCTCTTCTGCACTTCTTAAATATCCAGGAGTAACCCCAAATCTTCCAGAAGCTACTTGTTTGATTTTTGAGTTTTTAATTGTCCCAAATCTTTTTGGATCCTCTCCACCTTCACCTGAGTTACTCATACCACCAATAGTGTTCATTGCCATTGCCATTGCTTCGTGAGCTTCAGGAGAGATAGAACCACAAGACATAGCTGCTGTTGCAAATCTTTTAAAGATATCCTCTTTTGATTCTACATCACTTACATCAATAGGTTTTCTATCTGAATTAAACTCAAAAAAGTCTCTGATAAATTTTTTATCTCTATTAGCTACAAGCTCTCTTAATTTGTCAAAATCAGAGATATCTTCTTTGTTTTGTGCTTGTTTATTATGCATTGCTCTTGTTGTTGCTGGACCATAATCATGGTATTCACCACCATCAATATATTTATAAAATCCACCAAGATTTAAAGGAAACATATGTTTGTCATCAAAAAATGCATCAAAATGTTGTTTTTCAATTCTCTCTTCAATATCAGAATAATCAAGTCCACACAAATCTGAATGACTTCCATTAAAACACTCTTTAATTATCTCATCACTAAGACCAATAATATCAAATAATCTTGAGTTTCTATACGAAGCAATTGTAGAGATACCCATTTTTGACATAATTTTAAGAAGTCCAGCATTTATCGATTTTTGAGTATTTTTTAGAACCCTTTGCATCTCATATTTAGAAGCATCTTTTCTTTCATAAAGTGCAACAGCTGATGCATACATCATATATGGATAGATTGCAGTTGCCCCATATGCAATAAGTACAGCTGCCATATGAGGATCATAAATCTCTCCAGATACAGCTACAATTGATACTTGATGTCTAATTCCCTCGTTTAAAAGTTTTTCATTTATAAAACCAACTGCCATAGCCATTGGAATAACTTTTGTGTTTTGAGAAACATCTCTATCATCAAGAACAACAATTGATACTTTATCAACTTTTATAGCTTTAATTACATAACTTGCCAACTGTTCTAAAGAGGCTTTTAAATCCTTTTTGAAAGTTGTTGTAAAAGTTCTGTTTTTATAGTATTCATCATATCTTGGAGATTTCTCTTGTCCAAAAGATATAAGAACATCAAATTTCTCTTTCATCAAAATAGGACTTGCTACTTTTAATCTTTTTGCATACTCTGGTTTTTCATCTAAAATATTATGAGTATGTCCAAATCCTGTCTCCAAAGACATTACTATTTTTTCTCTATATGGGTCAATTGGTGGGTTTGTAACCTGTGCAAATTTTTGTCTAAAGAAGTCTGTAAAGTTTCTACTTACTTTTGAAAAACATGCTAAAGGAGTATCGTCTCCCATAGAACCAACAGGTTCTTTTCCATCTTTAGCCATTGGCTCAATCATTTGATCAAGTACTTCATAAGTGATATTAAAATATTTTTGTTTTTTCTCTAAATTATCAAATTTATAATCTTCAACTTCTACGAAAGACTCATCAATATACTCTTGTAGATACTCCATATCTCCATTTAGCCATCTACTATATTTTTGAGAAGATTTTAGGTAATCGTTGATATCTTCCTCTTTTAAAACTTTTCCATGTTTTAAATCAATTCCAATCATTTGTCCTGATTGTAATCTTCCTCTCTCTAGAATGTTATTTTCATCTAATGCAACAGTTCCATACTCAGAAGTAATATAGATTTTATGATCTTTTGTAATAATATATTTAGAAGGTCTTAATCCATTTCTATCTATCAAACACCCTATATGTCTTCCATCTGTTAAAGATACAGCAGCTGGGCCATCCCATGCTTCCATTGCTGTTGATGTATACTCATAAAAAGCTCTTAAATCAGAGTCCATATGTGGTGCATTTTGCCAAGGTGCAGGGATCATGCTTCTTGCTGCTTTAAAGAAATCAACACCATTTACAATTAAAAATTCAAACATATTATCCAATGATGTTGAGTCTGAACCTACATTTTGCAGAATTGGAAGAATTCTTTTTATTTCAGCATCGGTAAATATTTCTGATTCTATTTGTTCTGATTTTATCTGTACATTTACTCTATTTGCTTCAACAGAGTTAATCTCTCCATTGTGTGCAATTGCTCTAAATGGTTGAGCAAGTCTCCATTGTGGAAGGGTATTTGTTGAAAATCTTTGATGAAATAGTGCAAACGAAATTTGAAAATCTTCATCTCTTAAATCAATATAAAAATGCTTAATATGAGTAGGCATAATAAGCCCTTTGTAAGCAATTACTTTTGATGAAAAAGTCGGAATATAAAAATCTTTTTTATCAACTAATTTATGTTCACACTCTTTTCTTGTTAAATACAACATTGCATCAAATCTTTTTAAACTCATCAAAGCACTTGCTGTTACAAATACTTGAATAATATGAGGCAAACTCTCTAAGGCTTGTTGACCTAAGGCATCCGTATCTACTGGAACTTCCCTTGTTAATAATACTTTTAAATCATTCTCTTCACATTTTAATTTGAATGTTTCTATATCATCTAATTCTTTTGTAAAAATCATAGCTACAGCATATTTTTCTGGTAAATCTATTCCGCTTTCTAAAGCTATTTTTCTCATAAACTTATCTGGCATAGATAGTAATAACCCAGAACCATCTCCGGTTTTACCATCAGCTGCAATCGCACCTCTATGCATCATTCTTTCAAGCGAGGTTATTGCATCTTCTAAATTTTTATGGCTAGGTCTATTTTTTAAATCTGCAAGTAGTCCAAAACCACAGTTATCTTTAAAAGAAGTAAGTAAATCTAAATTACAACCCATCTTCATCCTTTATAATCTTTATATTCCAAAAAGTTGAAGATTGTATCTTTCTTTTGTTTAAAACATGGTTAAGATAAATTGGGTAAAATGGCACTAAAATGCTACTTTCTTGCCTATAATATACACTTTTTTATAATTTGCAATATTTATACATAACTTTTACATAACTTTACATTATACTCTTTTTGAAACAGAAAACAAGGAGTGAAAATGAAAAAACTAGTAATAGGAACAGTTGCAGCAGCAATGCTTGCTACAGCTACTTTAGCAGCAGAGTACACTTTAAAGTTCTCACATGTTGTTAGCGCGAATACGCCAAAAGGGAAAGCAGCTGAGTTCTTTGAAAAAAGATTAGAAGAGTTATCTGGAGGAAGAATTGACGTACAAGTATATCCATCTTCTCAATTATATAACGATAATGCAGTTGTAAAAGCATTAAGATTAGACTCAGTTCAAATGGCAGCGCCATCATTTTCTAAATTTGGTAAAATCGTGCCACAATTAGCACTATTTGACTTACCATTTCTATTTAAAGATGTAGATCATTTACATAGAGTACAAGATGGTGAAGTTGGTGAAAAATTAAAAGAGATGGTTTCAGCTAAAGGTATAGTTGCATTAGATTTTTGGGATGCAGGATTTAAACAATTCTCTTCATCAAAAAAAGCTATTGTTATGCCAGAAGATGCAGAGGGACAAAAATTTAGAATTATGTCTTCTAAAGTATTAGAAGCTCAAATCAAAGCAGTTGGTGGAAACCCACAAATGATGCCATTTTCTGAAGTATATTCAGGATTACAACAAGGTGTTATTGATGCAGCAGAAAACCCAATCTCTAATATCTATACTAAAAAATTCCACGAAGTACAAAAATATTTAACAATGTCAGACCACGGATATTTAGGATACTTAGTAGTTATGTCTAAAAAATTCTGGAACTCTTTACCAGCTGATTTACAAGCAAATGTAAAACAAGCTATGAAAGAGGCAACTGCTGAAGAGAGAAAATTAGCACAAGCTTTAGACAAAGAACAATTTGAAGAGATTCAAAAATATGCAAAAGAGACTGGAAACTTAGAAATTATCACTTTAACACCTGAGCAGAGAGAGGCTTGGAGAAAAGTTGAAAGTACAATTTACCCTGAGTTTTATGACAAAGATAAAATTGGTAAAGACTTAATTGAAGGTGCTCTTAACACTAAATAATTATTATAGATAGACTATCAAATAACATGATAGTCTATCCCCCATAATTTCAAGCTTTTTATACTATTTTTATGATTCTTATATTTAATTTAAATTTCCAAATTTCAACTAAATTACACAATAGGTACATAACTTTTAATTATAATCTATGTATAAGACAAGAAGGAGAATAATGTATGACAATAAGTACTAAAGTAATAATATCTACTATTATAGCTACTCCTATTCTGTTCTTTATTGGTTGTGGAAGTGAAAAAAAAGAGGAAAAAATCATAAAAGAAAATCCTATTCAATTAGGTGAGTATATTTTGAAATTTTCTCATGTGGTAAGCCCAGACACACCAAAAGGCAAAGCAGCTGAATTCTTTGAAAAGAGAGTTGAAGAGTTAACAAAAGGTAGAATTGATGTTCAAGTATACCCCTCTTCACAACTTTACAAAGATAATGCAGTTTTAAAAGCTTTAAAACTTGATTCTGTTCAAATGGCGGCACCTAGTTTTTCAAAATTTGGAAAAATAGTACCACAATTGGCACTTTTTGATTTACCTTTTCTTTTTAAAGATATTAACCATCTGCATAGGGTACAAGATGGTGAAGTTGGACAAAAACTAAAAGATATGGTTAATGAAAAAGGTTATATTGCTCTTGATTTTTGGGATAATAATTTTAAACAACTATCCTCATCAAAAAGAGCATTAATCGTGCCTGAAGATGTAGCGGGACAAAAATTTAGAATTATGTCCTCAAAAGTTCTTGAAGAACAATTCAAAGTTTTAGACGCAAATCCACAAGTTATGCCATTTTCTGAAGTCTATTCCGCTTTACAGCAAGGGGTAATAGATGGACAAGAGAATACAATCTCTAATATTTATACGAAAAAATTTCATGAAGTTCAAAGGTATCTAACCATAACAAATCACGGTTACTTAGGATATTTAGTTGTAATCTCAGAAAAATTTTGGAATACTTTACCAAAAGAGTTACAAAATGCTATTTTACAAGCAATGAAAGAATCGACAATAAAGGAGAGGGAGTATGCTGAAGAATTAAATATAAAACAGTATAATCTTATTAAAGAGTATGCAAAAACGAGTGGTAAGTTAGAGATTATAAATCTAACAAAAGAACAAAAAGATTTTTGGAGAAAAACCGTTAGTAAAATCTATCCTGACTTTTATGATAAAAGTTTAATTGGAGAAGATTTGATTAAAGGTGTATTAGCAACGGAGTAAAAGATGATTATTTTTAAAATTATTAGTAAGATAATTGGTTTTATTAACCAATCTATCGCTGTAATAGGCATAACTGGAGGGGTAACAGTAGCATTTGTTAATGTTGTTGCAAGATATGTTTTTGATGCCTCATTTGTTTGGGCAACTGAACTTACAGTATTCCTATTTTTATGGAGTGTCTTTTTTGGTACAGCATATTGTTTCAAAAGGGATAAGCATATCTCTGTAACAATTATACTTGACATTATGCCAAGTAGAATTGCTAAAATAATGTTACTACTTGCACACTTAGTAACAATAGTATTTTTAGTTGCTGTTGCATATTATGGTTATGAGTATCTACTGCTTGTTATTGATTTAGATGAAAGATCAATTGACTTATGGGGAATGCCAATGTGGGTTCCTTATTTAGTAATTCCAATTGCTTTCTCTTTTGCAGCATATAGAGTTGCAGAGAGAATCCATGGAATTTTATCAACTTCACATACAAAAATTTTAAGGGAGAGTGAAGCTGAACATGTTATTGCAGAGATGGGTATTGGTGCAAGAACAAATCAAGATAATGAGCATGTAAAGGAACTTAATAAAATGATTAAAGAAGTTGAAAAGAAAACAGGAGGAATGGTATGAGTATAGCTTTACTATTTGCAATATTTTTTACTCTTGTAATTCTAGGAACTCCAATTGCAATTTGTCTTGGGGCTTCAACATTTATTACTCTTTTAGTATTTACTGATATTTCTCCAATTGAAATTTCAGCAATGATGTTTGAAAAAGTTGAGAGTTACTCTTTAATGGCTATTCCAATGTTTATTTTTGCAGGGAACCTTCTAAGTAAAGGTAGTGCAGCACAAAGAATTATTGAGTTTGCTAAATCTTGTGTTGGACATTTCCCAGGTGGACTTCCAATCTCTGCAATTTTTGCGTCAATCATCTTCGCGGCAGTTTCAGGTTCATCTCCAGCAACTGTTGTTGCTATTGGTTCTATTATGTTTGGTGCTATTATGCAAGCTGGTTATCCTAAAAAATATGCAGTTGGGACAATTGCAACAGCTGGTTCTTTAGGTATTCTAATTCCTCCTTCAATTGTATTAATTGTATATGGAGTTACAGCAGAAGTTTCTATTGGTAAACTATTTATGGCAGGGGTTATCCCAGGTCTTATGCTTGGTTTTATGCTTATGCTTGTTACTTATATTGGTGCAAGAAAATTAGGTTTTGAAAGAGAAGAACCACAACCATACAAAATTAGACTTAAAAAGATGAAAGATGCAGCTTGGGGTCTATTTACAATTGTACTTGTAATTGGTGGTATTTATGGAGGAGTATTTACTCCAACTGAAGCTGCTGCTGTTGCTGCTGTTTGGGCATTTATTGTTTCTGTATTTATCTATAAAGATATTAAGTTAACAGAACTATATACAACAGCTTTGGAGTCAGCAAAAACAACTTCAATGATTATGTTTATTATTGCAAATGCAATGCTTTTTGCTCACTTCTTAACTATTGAAAATATTCCTCAACACATTACCGAAGCTTTAGTAGAAGCAAATGTAAATAAATATATGTTCTTACTTATGGTTAACTTACTTCTAATTCTTGCTGGTTCATTTATGGAACCAAGTGCGATTATTATGATTATGGTTCCATTACTTCTTCCTGTTGCAGTTGCACTTGGAATTGATCCAATTCACTTTGGTATTGTAATTACAGTGAATATGGAGCTTGGAATGGTGTCCCCACCTGTTGGGCTTAATCTCTTTGTTACCTCTGGGCTTACAGGTATGAGTATCAAAGATGTTATTATTGCAGCTTGGCCATGGACCCTTACAATTTTAGCTGGACTTGTACTAATCACATATATTCCTGAAATAGTGATGTTCTTACCAAACATTATGTATGGAAGCTAATAAAAAAGAGTAAGGTGGATTTTCCATCTTACTCTTTTTTTAATAACTCTCTTTTAATCATAGGATTAAGCAAAGTCTCTCCTCTATTTGCATAGAGTTTAATTTCATCAAAACTATAAATCTGTTTATTCTCTCTTTTTATCTCAAAAGTACCTACTTGTGATTCAATAGAAGATCTTGTTTTACCACTGGTAATTGCTCCTATTGAAGTTTCGTAAGCTCCAAAACCATAACCAATTGGTGTATTTGCATCCCTTACATACCAAGCCAAGTTTGCATCTATATAGGCTCCTGTATCTGTAGTAAATACATAAATTCTAACTTCATTTTTGAAATCTTGTCTATTAAGCCATCTAAGCATACATCCAACATCATCAAAAACATATACATCTCCAGTTGAAGAGATAACTTGCGCTGAATTTTGATAGCTTTTAATCATCATCCCACAGTCATTACAAATATATCTATTTTTGTAAGTTTCTAAAACAATTCTATAAGGACCCTCACCATAATATCCA comes from the Halarcobacter ebronensis genome and includes:
- a CDS encoding nitrous oxide reductase accessory protein NosL, with product MRRVWPYLFLVALSLTLYNYSKETREDIKVVHGYYGEGPYRIVLETYKNRYICNDCGMMIKSYQNSAQVISSTGDVYVFDDVGCMLRWLNRQDFKNEVRIYVFTTDTGAYIDANLAWYVRDANTPIGYGFGAYETSIGAITSGKTRSSIESQVGTFEIKRENKQIYSFDEIKLYANRGETLLNPMIKRELLKKE
- a CDS encoding TRAP transporter small permease, whose product is MIIFKIISKIIGFINQSIAVIGITGGVTVAFVNVVARYVFDASFVWATELTVFLFLWSVFFGTAYCFKRDKHISVTIILDIMPSRIAKIMLLLAHLVTIVFLVAVAYYGYEYLLLVIDLDERSIDLWGMPMWVPYLVIPIAFSFAAYRVAERIHGILSTSHTKILRESEAEHVIAEMGIGARTNQDNEHVKELNKMIKEVEKKTGGMV
- a CDS encoding TRAP transporter substrate-binding protein, whose product is MTISTKVIISTIIATPILFFIGCGSEKKEEKIIKENPIQLGEYILKFSHVVSPDTPKGKAAEFFEKRVEELTKGRIDVQVYPSSQLYKDNAVLKALKLDSVQMAAPSFSKFGKIVPQLALFDLPFLFKDINHLHRVQDGEVGQKLKDMVNEKGYIALDFWDNNFKQLSSSKRALIVPEDVAGQKFRIMSSKVLEEQFKVLDANPQVMPFSEVYSALQQGVIDGQENTISNIYTKKFHEVQRYLTITNHGYLGYLVVISEKFWNTLPKELQNAILQAMKESTIKEREYAEELNIKQYNLIKEYAKTSGKLEIINLTKEQKDFWRKTVSKIYPDFYDKSLIGEDLIKGVLATE
- a CDS encoding TRAP transporter large permease, whose translation is MSIALLFAIFFTLVILGTPIAICLGASTFITLLVFTDISPIEISAMMFEKVESYSLMAIPMFIFAGNLLSKGSAAQRIIEFAKSCVGHFPGGLPISAIFASIIFAAVSGSSPATVVAIGSIMFGAIMQAGYPKKYAVGTIATAGSLGILIPPSIVLIVYGVTAEVSIGKLFMAGVIPGLMLGFMLMLVTYIGARKLGFEREEPQPYKIRLKKMKDAAWGLFTIVLVIGGIYGGVFTPTEAAAVAAVWAFIVSVFIYKDIKLTELYTTALESAKTTSMIMFIIANAMLFAHFLTIENIPQHITEALVEANVNKYMFLLMVNLLLILAGSFMEPSAIIMIMVPLLLPVAVALGIDPIHFGIVITVNMELGMVSPPVGLNLFVTSGLTGMSIKDVIIAAWPWTLTILAGLVLITYIPEIVMFLPNIMYGS
- a CDS encoding TRAP transporter substrate-binding protein; translated protein: MKKLVIGTVAAAMLATATLAAEYTLKFSHVVSANTPKGKAAEFFEKRLEELSGGRIDVQVYPSSQLYNDNAVVKALRLDSVQMAAPSFSKFGKIVPQLALFDLPFLFKDVDHLHRVQDGEVGEKLKEMVSAKGIVALDFWDAGFKQFSSSKKAIVMPEDAEGQKFRIMSSKVLEAQIKAVGGNPQMMPFSEVYSGLQQGVIDAAENPISNIYTKKFHEVQKYLTMSDHGYLGYLVVMSKKFWNSLPADLQANVKQAMKEATAEERKLAQALDKEQFEEIQKYAKETGNLEIITLTPEQREAWRKVESTIYPEFYDKDKIGKDLIEGALNTK
- the gltB gene encoding glutamate synthase large subunit, whose protein sequence is MGCNLDLLTSFKDNCGFGLLADLKNRPSHKNLEDAITSLERMMHRGAIAADGKTGDGSGLLLSMPDKFMRKIALESGIDLPEKYAVAMIFTKELDDIETFKLKCEENDLKVLLTREVPVDTDALGQQALESLPHIIQVFVTASALMSLKRFDAMLYLTRKECEHKLVDKKDFYIPTFSSKVIAYKGLIMPTHIKHFYIDLRDEDFQISFALFHQRFSTNTLPQWRLAQPFRAIAHNGEINSVEANRVNVQIKSEQIESEIFTDAEIKRILPILQNVGSDSTSLDNMFEFLIVNGVDFFKAARSMIPAPWQNAPHMDSDLRAFYEYTSTAMEAWDGPAAVSLTDGRHIGCLIDRNGLRPSKYIITKDHKIYITSEYGTVALDENNILERGRLQSGQMIGIDLKHGKVLKEEDINDYLKSSQKYSRWLNGDMEYLQEYIDESFVEVEDYKFDNLEKKQKYFNITYEVLDQMIEPMAKDGKEPVGSMGDDTPLACFSKVSRNFTDFFRQKFAQVTNPPIDPYREKIVMSLETGFGHTHNILDEKPEYAKRLKVASPILMKEKFDVLISFGQEKSPRYDEYYKNRTFTTTFKKDLKASLEQLASYVIKAIKVDKVSIVVLDDRDVSQNTKVIPMAMAVGFINEKLLNEGIRHQVSIVAVSGEIYDPHMAAVLIAYGATAIYPYMMYASAVALYERKDASKYEMQRVLKNTQKSINAGLLKIMSKMGISTIASYRNSRLFDIIGLSDEIIKECFNGSHSDLCGLDYSDIEERIEKQHFDAFFDDKHMFPLNLGGFYKYIDGGEYHDYGPATTRAMHNKQAQNKEDISDFDKLRELVANRDKKFIRDFFEFNSDRKPIDVSDVESKEDIFKRFATAAMSCGSISPEAHEAMAMAMNTIGGMSNSGEGGEDPKRFGTIKNSKIKQVASGRFGVTPGYLRSAEEIQIKVAQGAKPGEGGQLPGHKVTALIASLRHTVEGVTLISPPPHHDIYSIEDLAQLIFDLKQINPEAKITVKLVSTIGVGTIAAGVAKAYADRIVISGSDGGTGAAPLTSIKHTGNPWEMGLSEAHNALKANHLRESVHVQTDGGLKTGLDVVKAAMLGAESYAFGTASLTLLGCKILRICHTNKCSVGVATQDEDLREQFKGSVERLISYFTFIAEDVRNILASLGYSTIEEIIGRSDLLKVIDDKFAQKFDFQNILRRIDGVDTCQKEFNEPFDKNKFERELLKKVHRTIEKPATPIKIKENISNLNRSFGTLISGEIAKYYGDAGLPDGSINIFLTGIAGQSFGALLSKGMNLYLDGAANDYVGKGMNGGKIIVNTPHQGSEFAGAGNTCLYGATGGKLYVRAAVGERFAVRNSGATAVVEGTGDNACEYMTGGIVVILGNTGINFGAGMTGGLSFVYDPEKHFVDKMNQELIEAVRIDTDDTERERLYLKRLLMDYLNETESERAESILENFRAEIRNFWMVKPKNMTVLPLNPDEGV